In Streptococcus respiraculi, one DNA window encodes the following:
- the tnpA gene encoding IS200/IS605 family transposase, with protein MTKSSYSLSHTKWMCKYHIVFTPKYRRKAIYYNIRQDLIKIFRHLCQYKGVEIIEGHMMSDHVHMLVLIPPKLAISDFMGYLKSKSALMIFDKHANLKYKYGNRKFWARGYYVSTVGLNEKTVAKYIREQEKTDIALDKLSVKEYEDPFSDGGFRTR; from the coding sequence ATGACTAAAAGTAGTTATAGTTTATCACACACCAAATGGATGTGCAAATATCATATTGTCTTCACACCGAAGTACCGAAGAAAAGCCATATACTACAACATTAGGCAGGATTTAATCAAGATTTTCCGTCATCTATGCCAATATAAAGGAGTTGAAATTATTGAAGGTCACATGATGTCAGATCATGTTCACATGTTAGTTCTCATTCCTCCAAAACTTGCGATTTCTGATTTTATGGGCTATCTGAAAAGTAAAAGTGCCTTAATGATATTTGATAAACATGCGAATTTAAAATATAAGTATGGAAATCGCAAGTTTTGGGCAAGAGGCTATTACGTCAGTACGGTAGGATTAAACGAGAAAACTGTTGCGAAGTATATCCGTGAGCAGGAAAAGACTGACATCGCTCTTGATAAGTTGAGTGTTAAAGAGTATGAAGATCCATTTTCAGATGGAGGTTTTAGAACAAGATAA
- the dhaM gene encoding dihydroxyacetone kinase phosphoryl donor subunit DhaM, with the protein MTQIGIVLVSHSQHLAQGVVDLISEVAKDVPLTYCGGLEDGSIGTEFSRVEETVANNPADTILAFFDLGSARMNMEMVTDFSDKDIHIQSVPVVEGSYTAAALLQAGASLEAVLEQLATLQITK; encoded by the coding sequence ATGACACAAATTGGTATCGTCCTTGTCTCGCACTCTCAGCATCTCGCACAAGGAGTTGTTGATTTAATCTCCGAAGTTGCAAAAGATGTCCCACTTACCTATTGTGGTGGGCTAGAAGACGGCAGTATCGGAACGGAATTTTCCCGAGTAGAAGAAACTGTCGCAAATAATCCAGCAGACACCATCCTTGCCTTCTTTGATTTAGGAAGCGCTCGGATGAACATGGAAATGGTCACTGATTTCTCTGACAAAGACATCCATATCCAATCTGTCCCTGTTGTCGAAGGTAGCTACACCGCAGCAGCCTTGCTTCAAGCAGGCGCCTCTCTCGAAGCCGTTCTTGAGCAGCTAGCAACACTACAGATTACCAAATAA
- the dhaL gene encoding dihydroxyacetone kinase subunit DhaL, translated as METQAVFKWMQLFAQKIQENKDLLSELDTPIGDGDHGGNMARGMAAVMEELAGKEFASSDQIFKVVSMQLLSKVGGASGPLYGSAFMGLTKSAQANASLPDSLQAGLDMIQKRGKAEVGEKTMVDVWTPVIADLKAGQLSLESIRAAVDSTKDLQATKGRASYVGERSIGHIDPGSYSSGLLFEALVEAGLV; from the coding sequence ATGGAGACACAAGCAGTATTCAAATGGATGCAATTATTTGCGCAAAAAATCCAAGAAAATAAAGACTTGTTGAGCGAGTTAGATACACCGATTGGAGACGGTGACCACGGTGGTAATATGGCACGAGGCATGGCAGCGGTCATGGAAGAATTAGCGGGAAAGGAATTTGCTAGTTCCGATCAAATCTTTAAAGTGGTGTCCATGCAACTGCTCAGTAAGGTCGGTGGAGCTTCTGGACCACTTTACGGTTCAGCTTTCATGGGACTAACCAAGAGTGCACAAGCGAATGCTTCTCTCCCTGATAGCCTTCAAGCTGGACTTGACATGATTCAAAAACGAGGAAAGGCAGAAGTCGGTGAAAAAACGATGGTCGATGTCTGGACCCCTGTCATCGCTGATCTAAAAGCAGGGCAGCTCAGTCTAGAATCTATCCGAGCAGCCGTTGACAGCACCAAGGACTTACAGGCTACAAAGGGACGAGCTTCTTACGTTGGCGAGCGTTCTATTGGACATATCGATCCTGGTTCCTACTCTTCTGGTCTTCTTTTTGAAGCATTGGTGGAGGCTGGACTGGTATGA
- the dhaK gene encoding dihydroxyacetone kinase subunit DhaK: MKKIINQPEHVVDEMLQGLVFMHGQLVDRLDGYDVIVRKAEKRGKVGLISGGGSGHEPSHAGFVGRGMLSAAVCGAVFTSPTPDQILEAIKAADEGAGVFMVIKNYSGDIMNFEMAQELAEMEGIEVASVVVDDDIAVENSLYTQGRRGVAGTILVHKILGYAAETGKSLAEIKELADKLVPQIKTIGLALSGATVPEVGKPGFVLEEDEFEYGVGIHGEPGYKKEKLQPSKELAEELVAKLLQDFEAKAGEKYGLLINGLGATPLMEQYVFANDVAQLLESQQIEVVYHKIGNYMTSIDMAGLSLTLIQLKDSSWLEALEAAVETPAW; encoded by the coding sequence ATGAAAAAAATTATCAATCAGCCAGAGCACGTTGTCGATGAAATGCTTCAAGGCCTTGTTTTTATGCATGGGCAATTGGTCGATCGCTTAGACGGCTATGATGTCATCGTTCGAAAAGCTGAAAAACGTGGCAAAGTTGGGCTCATCTCAGGTGGAGGCTCTGGTCACGAGCCGTCTCACGCAGGATTTGTTGGACGCGGAATGCTATCAGCTGCTGTCTGTGGAGCTGTCTTTACTTCCCCAACACCAGATCAAATCTTGGAAGCAATCAAAGCAGCTGACGAAGGTGCAGGCGTATTTATGGTCATCAAAAACTATTCTGGTGACATTATGAACTTCGAAATGGCACAGGAATTGGCTGAAATGGAAGGCATTGAAGTCGCAAGCGTCGTCGTTGATGATGATATTGCAGTCGAAAATAGCCTCTATACACAAGGTCGCCGTGGTGTTGCTGGAACGATTTTAGTCCATAAGATTCTGGGTTATGCTGCAGAAACAGGAAAATCCCTAGCTGAAATCAAAGAGTTGGCAGATAAACTTGTTCCTCAGATTAAAACCATTGGATTAGCCCTTTCAGGAGCTACTGTTCCTGAAGTTGGAAAACCAGGTTTTGTCCTAGAAGAAGATGAATTTGAATACGGTGTTGGTATCCACGGTGAACCGGGCTATAAGAAAGAAAAACTCCAACCGTCTAAAGAATTGGCTGAAGAATTAGTTGCTAAATTACTCCAAGATTTTGAAGCCAAAGCAGGCGAGAAATACGGTCTTCTTATCAACGGTCTCGGGGCTACACCACTTATGGAACAGTATGTTTTTGCTAACGATGTCGCACAACTCTTAGAGAGTCAGCAAATTGAAGTAGTCTACCATAAAATTGGAAACTATATGACATCAATCGATATGGCAGGGCTATCCCTTACCCTCATTCAATTAAAAGATAGTAGCTGGTTGGAGGCTTTAGAAGCAGCAGTTGAAACCCCAGCTTGGTAA
- the dhaS gene encoding dihydroxyacetone kinase transcriptional activator DhaS — protein MGTSLITKKRIAKAFKQQLVQKSFDKLSVVDIMQEANMRRQTFYNYFLDKYELLDWIFETELQEQVTDNLNYISGLTLLDELLYYIERNQSFYVQLFEIKGQNAFVAYLDGYCQILVEKILREVQSQEHVDLEENYVQFLVSYHAGALLSLIEQGIRQRPCKLCEQYPYLVQVVTRSVREGKGK, from the coding sequence ATGGGAACATCTCTGATTACAAAGAAGCGGATAGCAAAGGCCTTTAAACAGCAACTAGTCCAAAAGAGCTTTGACAAACTATCGGTTGTGGATATTATGCAGGAAGCCAACATGCGTCGCCAAACTTTTTATAATTATTTTTTGGATAAATATGAATTGCTGGATTGGATTTTTGAGACGGAGTTGCAGGAGCAGGTCACAGATAATCTCAACTATATCAGTGGTTTGACCTTGCTCGATGAATTGCTTTACTATATTGAACGAAATCAGTCTTTTTATGTACAGCTGTTTGAAATCAAGGGCCAAAATGCTTTTGTTGCCTACCTAGACGGCTATTGTCAGATTTTAGTAGAGAAGATTCTTCGAGAGGTACAAAGTCAGGAGCATGTGGACTTAGAGGAGAACTATGTGCAATTCTTAGTCTCGTATCATGCGGGAGCGCTTCTCTCCTTGATTGAGCAGGGGATTCGTCAGCGTCCCTGTAAACTTTGTGAGCAATACCCTTATTTGGTGCAAGTGGTCACAAGATCCGTTAGAGAAGGAAAGGGGAAGTAA
- the dhaQ gene encoding DhaKLM operon coactivator DhaQ gives MVAIINQAHHVISQYIDGFLLTHPELERLDQEPIIALKKQDKAYVPLISGGGAGHEPMHLGFVGQGMLTAAVYGEVFIPPTADQILRTIRHVHKGSGVFVIVKNFEADLLVFQEAIHQARQEGIPVKYIVSHDDISVDTKKNFQKRHRGLAGTILLHKIVGAAAQSGLSLDDLEQLALALSTEIATIGFARKSARFPQAAQPLFELEEGQISYGIGIHGEEGYRTVPFESSEQLANEIVNKLKLRFRWQEGEEFILLVNNLGTISELEQGVFLNDICQLLDLEGLRLPFIKTGRFATSLDMAGLSVTLCRVKDPVWLEYLQEKTTAPAW, from the coding sequence ATGGTTGCCATTATTAATCAAGCTCATCACGTTATTTCTCAATATATAGATGGTTTCTTGCTGACTCATCCCGAACTTGAGCGGCTAGACCAAGAGCCTATTATCGCCTTGAAGAAGCAAGACAAGGCCTATGTCCCCTTAATTTCGGGCGGTGGTGCTGGTCATGAACCCATGCATCTAGGCTTTGTAGGGCAGGGAATGCTGACAGCGGCAGTTTATGGCGAAGTCTTTATTCCACCGACTGCTGATCAAATCTTACGTACGATTCGGCATGTACATAAAGGAAGCGGCGTTTTTGTTATCGTTAAAAATTTTGAAGCAGATCTACTGGTTTTTCAGGAGGCTATCCATCAAGCGCGTCAAGAAGGCATTCCAGTTAAGTATATTGTGTCCCACGATGATATTTCTGTCGATACCAAAAAGAATTTTCAAAAGCGACATAGAGGGCTAGCAGGAACCATTTTACTGCACAAAATTGTAGGGGCGGCCGCCCAGTCAGGTCTATCCTTGGATGACTTAGAACAACTGGCTTTAGCCTTGTCAACAGAGATTGCGACGATTGGTTTTGCAAGGAAATCAGCACGTTTTCCTCAAGCAGCACAGCCTTTATTTGAGCTAGAAGAAGGGCAGATTTCGTATGGTATCGGTATTCATGGTGAAGAAGGCTATCGGACGGTTCCCTTTGAATCATCAGAGCAATTGGCTAATGAAATTGTCAATAAGTTAAAACTGCGTTTCCGCTGGCAGGAGGGGGAAGAGTTTATCCTCTTGGTGAATAATTTAGGGACGATTTCTGAGTTAGAACAAGGTGTCTTTCTGAATGATATTTGCCAATTATTGGATTTGGAAGGTTTGCGGCTTCCCTTTATCAAGACAGGACGGTTTGCGACTAGCTTAGACATGGCAGGGCTGTCCGTTACCCTTTGCCGTGTCAAGGACCCAGTCTGGCTTGAGTATTTACAGGAAAAAACCACGGCACCAGCTTGGTAG